The following is a genomic window from Nitrosomonas communis.
ATGCGTGGACGTACCTTAAATCAATCGTTCATTATTCTGGATGAAGCCCAGAATACGACGCCAGAACAGATGAAAATGTTCCTGACACGAATAGGTTTTGGTTCCAAAGCCGTCATTACAGGCGATATTACCCAAATTGATCTACCCAAGAATCAGAAGAGTGGTTTGATCGATGCAGAGCATGCCTTGGGAAAGATACGGGGGATAGCCTTTACCCATTTCAAAACTGAAGACGTCGTACGCCATCCGCTGGTGCAGCGTATTGTCGACGCTTACGAGAAACATGAAAAACGTCAGTAAGGTTCCCGAACCTTCCTCTGCCACAAATCATAAAAAGTTTAAATTAGTGCTGCAATATGCTGCTGAATTTCCCGGAACACCCAGACGGTTGCAGTTTCGTAAATGGGTGAATGCGGCATTGATGCAGAGTGCGGAGATCGTCTTGCGCATTGTTAACGAAGAAGAAGGCAGAGAGCTCAACCGCCATTTTCGTGGTAAAGACAAAGCCACCAATGTCCTGACGTTTGTCTACGATGAACTGCAATCCTTATCAGGCGATATCGTGCTCTGTGCGCCGGTCATCATCAATGAAGCACAACAACAAAAAAAAATTTTGGCTGCACATTATGCTCATCTGACCGTACATGGGGTATTGCACTTGCAGGGTTATGATCACGAGCATGAAGCAGATGCGGCGATCATGGAGCAACTTGAAACAGAAATTGTCACCCAATTAGGTTATGCCGATCCTTATTATGAACAATAAGGTGCGATAGCTTTCGTTCACAGTCCAGTTTTTTTAAGCACTACACTATTTAAACAATGATGAAATTGATCATGAATAATTCCTCCCATAAAGTCAGTTGGTTTGAACATCTTGGTTCACTCCTTTTCCGCCAACCCGAAGATCGTGAGCAGCTGGTGGCTTTGCTGCACTCTGCGTATGAACGTAATTTGCTCGATTCCGATGCGCTGGCCATGATTGAAGGGGTGTTGCATGTATCCGAAATGCAGGTGCGTGATATTATGGTGCCGCGTTCACAAATGGATACTATTGATATCAGTGAAAAACCGGATGAATTCATTCCGTATGTTATTGAAAAGGGACATTCGCGTTTTCCTGTTACGGATGGCAATAAAGATCATGTGATTGGCATTTTGTTGGCAAAAGATTTGCTGCGCTATTACGCAGGAGAAGAAGCGTTTGATGTACGTGATATGCTCCGTCCAGCCGTGTTTATTCCTGAGTCCAAGCGTCTTAATATCTTACTCAAGGACTTCCGCCGTAGTCGCAATCATATCGCCATCGTGGTAGATGAATATGGCGGTGTAGCTGGTTTGGTCACCATCGAGGACGTACTGGAGCAGATTGTGGGGGAAATTGAAGATGAGTATGACTTTGATGAAGAGGAAGCGAACATCGTAGCGGATGCCAGCGGTTATTATCGCGTTAAAGCGATCACGGAAGTCGCCAGTTTTAATGAGGTACTAGCAGCCGCCTTCAGTGACGAGGATTTTGATACGATTGGCGGGCTCGTTACCAGCAAATTTGGCCGGCTACCCAAGAATGGCGAATCCATTGTGATCGATAATTTCAGATTTACCGTGTTACGAGCCGACAGCCGCCGCTTGCATCTCCTAAAAGTAGAAAAAGTGGAGCCAAGCGCTTAAAATTTTTCCATCTGTATTTTTAATATCGCGTACTACCCACTCATTCGCTTAGCGCAAAATACTTATCCGGGCTAACGTTTCAGAATGCCAGATGTTAAAATAACTGGCAAATGCCCAACATCACTACCCGCAATTTTTCTCAACACGCTTTTAACACGCTTAATCAATATGGTTTGCCTGCCGTATTGGCACGCATATACGCCGCGCGTGGCATTCAACAGCCTCAGCAGCTTGAGACAGAATTATCCCAGCTACTTTCATTTGAGCAGTTAACCCATGTTTCTCATATAGCGGTACTGCTGGCTGATGCCATTGCCGAGCGCAAACGTTTATTGATTGTGGCGGATTATGACTCGGATGGCGCGACTGCCTGTGCAGTGGCCATGCGCGCACTCAGAAAATTTGGTGCCATCGTCGATTATCTCGTTCCCAATCGTTTTGAATATGGCTATGGCTTGACGCCGGAAATCGTGCACCTTGCGGCTACCTCTTCTGCTGGACAGCCGGATATTCTCATAACCGTCGATAATGGGATTGCGAGTGTGGAAGGGGTGCGGGCGGCTAATCAGCTGGGGATACAAGTACTTATTACCGATCACCATCTACCGGGAGATCAATTACCCGCTGCGGCAGTGATCGTCAATCCCAATCAGCCTGGCTGCAATTTTCCCAGCAAGCATCTGGCTGGCGTAGGCGTCATTTTCTACGTGATGCTTGCGTTACGCGCGGAGTTGCGCAAGCGCAGTGCGTTCGCTGCTGGTAAAGAGCCCAATCTGGCGAGTTTGCTTGATCTGGTTGCGTTGGGGACAGTTGCGGATGTCGTCAGACTCGATAGCAATAACCGCATTCTGGTTCAGCAAGGTTTGCAGCGTATTCGCAAGGGACGGGCATGTGCCGGCATTAATGCCTTACTGCAGGTTGTAAAACGTGATTTCCGACAAGTCTCCACCTATGATCTGGGTTTCATCATTGGGCCAAGATTGAATGCAGCCGGCCGACTCGATGATATGACCCTGGGGATTGAGTGCCTGATCACAGATGATGAATCCAGAGCGAGTCAGCTTGCTGCGCAACTGGATGAGTTGAACCGTCAGCGGCGTGAAATCGAAGCAGATATGCAAAATGATGCGTTGAGCAAGCTGGCAACTGTCATTGAAACTCAGGAATGCGCAACCGGATCTGGTTATAGCTTATGTTTGTATGATCCAAGCTGGCATCAAGGTGTGATTGGTTTACTCGCCTCGCGTA
Proteins encoded in this region:
- the ybeY gene encoding rRNA maturation RNase YbeY; the protein is MKNVSKVPEPSSATNHKKFKLVLQYAAEFPGTPRRLQFRKWVNAALMQSAEIVLRIVNEEEGRELNRHFRGKDKATNVLTFVYDELQSLSGDIVLCAPVIINEAQQQKKILAAHYAHLTVHGVLHLQGYDHEHEADAAIMEQLETEIVTQLGYADPYYEQ
- a CDS encoding HlyC/CorC family transporter, whose translation is MNNSSHKVSWFEHLGSLLFRQPEDREQLVALLHSAYERNLLDSDALAMIEGVLHVSEMQVRDIMVPRSQMDTIDISEKPDEFIPYVIEKGHSRFPVTDGNKDHVIGILLAKDLLRYYAGEEAFDVRDMLRPAVFIPESKRLNILLKDFRRSRNHIAIVVDEYGGVAGLVTIEDVLEQIVGEIEDEYDFDEEEANIVADASGYYRVKAITEVASFNEVLAAAFSDEDFDTIGGLVTSKFGRLPKNGESIVIDNFRFTVLRADSRRLHLLKVEKVEPSA
- the recJ gene encoding single-stranded-DNA-specific exonuclease RecJ; its protein translation is MPNITTRNFSQHAFNTLNQYGLPAVLARIYAARGIQQPQQLETELSQLLSFEQLTHVSHIAVLLADAIAERKRLLIVADYDSDGATACAVAMRALRKFGAIVDYLVPNRFEYGYGLTPEIVHLAATSSAGQPDILITVDNGIASVEGVRAANQLGIQVLITDHHLPGDQLPAAAVIVNPNQPGCNFPSKHLAGVGVIFYVMLALRAELRKRSAFAAGKEPNLASLLDLVALGTVADVVRLDSNNRILVQQGLQRIRKGRACAGINALLQVVKRDFRQVSTYDLGFIIGPRLNAAGRLDDMTLGIECLITDDESRASQLAAQLDELNRQRREIEADMQNDALSKLATVIETQECATGSGYSLCLYDPSWHQGVIGLLASRIKEKFHRPVITFAPGNEGEIKGSGRSIPSFHLRDALDLVSKRYPGLILKFGGHAAAAGLTVHEQNFERFRDAFEQIAQALLTPADLVHIIETDGELDEAELNLDLAYWLAGCVWGQGFPEPNFNACFYVESQRVVGEKHLKLKLKKFDSHRSYDAILFFQVELLPPMINAVFRVQANEYNGNTTLQLLLEHWFPIDSMTL